From Streptomyces griseorubiginosus, one genomic window encodes:
- a CDS encoding ABC transporter substrate-binding protein, whose translation MTRRRRTIALTATAVAIALGATACGGSSSTSGSGSPVKGGTLTILDHADFDHLDPQRVYTTEGSSMDQELVRTLTGWDETGSQPKLVGDLATDTGTPSAGDTVWTFHLRKGVTWQDGTAVTSQDVKYGVERTFSPDINGGPPYASQWLVGGSSYKGPFSGKELASIQTPDASTIVFHLNQPVADFNQTTAMPGWSGVPKAHDTGATYDTHVWSDGPYMIKSYAKNKELVLVRNTHWKQSTDPIRQQNVNEIDVKLGQDQSAIDQQIKSDAGTAQTSIMQWPIAGSDLTTITNDPSLKSRLYNIPAPGINYLAINTTRTKNLKVRQAIEYAIDKTTVRGAFGGSAYGAYASTMLSPGIGGYQKFNLYSANPAGDLTKAKALMKQAGDPKLTMSLAVENTPTLEHFGDAVKTSLAKIGITVNITPIDAANYFSNIDNVKNQYDLTWGDWIADWPNASTVLPVLFDGRQIAKLPQSNQDLSYLNDPAVNAQIDKIAKMTDVKQADAAYGALDQQIMKDAAVIPLMYMKFSDLSGSKVGGVIPDPILAEPSLVHVYVKS comes from the coding sequence ATGACGCGCAGAAGGCGCACGATCGCGCTCACGGCCACCGCCGTGGCGATCGCCCTGGGGGCCACCGCATGCGGAGGCTCCTCCAGCACCAGCGGAAGCGGCTCCCCGGTCAAGGGCGGCACCCTGACCATCCTCGACCACGCCGACTTCGACCACCTCGACCCCCAGCGCGTCTACACGACCGAGGGTTCGAGCATGGACCAGGAGCTCGTGCGCACCCTGACCGGCTGGGACGAGACCGGCTCCCAGCCCAAGCTGGTCGGCGACCTGGCCACCGACACCGGAACGCCCAGCGCGGGCGACACCGTGTGGACCTTCCACCTGCGCAAGGGCGTCACCTGGCAGGACGGCACGGCGGTCACCTCGCAGGACGTCAAGTACGGCGTCGAGCGGACCTTCTCGCCCGACATCAACGGCGGCCCGCCGTACGCCAGTCAGTGGCTGGTCGGCGGCTCCTCCTACAAGGGCCCCTTCTCGGGCAAGGAACTCGCCTCCATCCAGACGCCGGACGCGTCCACCATCGTCTTCCACCTCAACCAGCCGGTCGCCGACTTCAACCAGACGACCGCGATGCCCGGCTGGTCGGGAGTGCCCAAGGCCCACGACACCGGTGCCACGTACGACACGCACGTCTGGTCCGACGGGCCGTACATGATCAAGTCGTACGCCAAGAACAAGGAACTGGTCCTCGTCAGGAACACCCACTGGAAGCAGTCGACCGACCCGATCCGGCAGCAGAACGTCAACGAGATCGACGTGAAGCTCGGCCAGGACCAGTCGGCGATCGACCAGCAGATCAAGTCCGACGCCGGAACCGCCCAGACCTCGATCATGCAGTGGCCGATCGCGGGCTCCGACCTGACGACGATCACCAATGACCCGTCCCTGAAGTCGCGGCTCTACAACATCCCGGCGCCCGGTATCAACTACCTCGCCATCAACACCACCCGGACCAAGAACCTGAAGGTCCGCCAGGCCATCGAGTACGCGATCGACAAGACCACCGTCCGCGGCGCGTTCGGCGGATCGGCGTACGGCGCCTACGCGAGCACCATGCTCAGCCCCGGCATCGGCGGCTACCAGAAGTTCAACCTCTACAGCGCCAACCCCGCCGGAGACCTCACCAAGGCCAAGGCGCTGATGAAGCAGGCCGGTGACCCCAAGCTCACCATGTCGCTCGCGGTCGAGAACACCCCGACCCTGGAGCACTTCGGTGACGCCGTGAAGACCTCGCTCGCGAAGATCGGCATCACGGTGAACATCACCCCGATCGACGCGGCGAACTACTTCAGCAACATCGACAACGTGAAGAACCAGTACGACCTCACCTGGGGCGACTGGATCGCGGACTGGCCCAACGCCTCCACCGTGCTGCCCGTCCTCTTCGACGGACGCCAGATCGCGAAGCTGCCGCAGTCCAACCAGGACCTGTCGTACCTGAACGACCCGGCCGTCAACGCCCAGATCGACAAGATCGCCAAGATGACGGACGTCAAGCAGGCCGACGCCGCCTACGGCGCCCTGGACCAGCAGATCATGAAGGACGCCGCCGTGATCCCGCTGATGTACATGAAGTTCAGCGATCTGTCCGGCTCCAAGGTCGGCGGTGTCATCCCGGACCCGATCCTCGCCGAGCCGAGCCTGGTCCACGTCTACGTCAAGAGCTGA
- a CDS encoding ABC transporter permease — protein sequence MLRYLIRRLLAAAAILLVITVITFVIFFALPSDPALLACGKTCSPSRLAEIKHSLGLDQSFLKQFWEFFKGLFIGRDYGDQSVRVHCGAPCLGISFQTDTPVLSTLLDDFPADLSLGLGAAVFFLILGVGLGTVAAVRRGRAADKAAVGLALLGVSVQIYFVGLLLLYLFVDKWQILPASGYTPITQDPGAWFQGLILPWVTLVIVYLALYTRLTRSSMLEVFAEDYMRTARAKGLSTNKVVLKHGLRAAITPIITIFGMDVGSLIGGSAVITESVFGINGIGKLAVDSVQNSDLPVILGTTLFAATFVVLANVVVDVVYGLVDPRVRLA from the coding sequence ATGCTTCGTTACCTCATCCGGCGCCTGCTGGCAGCGGCCGCGATCCTGCTGGTGATCACCGTGATCACCTTCGTGATCTTCTTCGCGCTGCCGTCCGACCCCGCACTCCTGGCCTGCGGCAAGACCTGCTCGCCGTCCCGGCTGGCCGAGATCAAGCATTCGCTCGGGCTCGACCAGAGCTTCCTCAAGCAGTTCTGGGAGTTCTTCAAGGGACTCTTCATCGGCCGGGACTACGGCGACCAGAGCGTGCGCGTGCACTGCGGCGCGCCCTGCCTCGGCATCTCCTTCCAGACCGACACCCCGGTCCTGAGCACCCTGCTGGACGACTTCCCGGCGGACCTGTCACTCGGCCTCGGCGCCGCGGTGTTCTTCCTGATCCTGGGCGTCGGCCTCGGCACGGTCGCCGCCGTCCGCCGGGGCAGGGCCGCCGACAAGGCGGCGGTGGGACTCGCCCTGCTCGGTGTCTCCGTGCAGATCTACTTCGTCGGACTGCTGCTGCTCTACCTGTTCGTCGACAAGTGGCAGATCCTGCCCGCCTCCGGCTACACCCCGATCACCCAGGACCCGGGCGCCTGGTTCCAGGGCTTGATCCTGCCGTGGGTCACCCTGGTCATCGTCTACCTCGCGCTGTACACCCGGCTCACCCGCTCCTCCATGCTGGAGGTCTTCGCCGAGGACTACATGCGCACCGCCCGGGCCAAGGGACTTTCCACCAACAAGGTCGTCCTCAAGCACGGACTGCGGGCCGCGATCACCCCGATCATCACCATCTTCGGCATGGACGTCGGCTCGCTGATCGGCGGCTCCGCGGTCATCACCGAGTCGGTGTTCGGCATCAACGGCATCGGCAAGCTCGCGGTCGACTCGGTGCAGAACTCCGACCTGCCGGTCATCCTCGGCACCACGCTCTTCGCGGCCACCTTCGTCGTACTCGCCAACGTGGTCGTCGACGTGGTCTACGGCCTCGTCGACCCCCGCGTCCGCCTCGCCTGA
- a CDS encoding ABC transporter ATP-binding protein, with protein sequence MSLLTSPQPAAADDAAAPFLDVRDLRVHFPTEDGIVKSVDGVSFSLEKGSTLGIVGESGSGKSVTSLALLGLHKGTRAEVSGEILLDGRELVALPEQDMRALRGRTVSMIFQDPLSALHPYFTVGAQIAEAYRVHHKVSKKEARERAVEMLKRVGIPQPERRVRDYPHQFSGGMRQRAMIAMALVCDPELLIADEPTTALDVTVQAQILDLIRDLQEEFGSAVILITHDLGVVADIADDILVMYGGRRIEYGTVHDVLKEPQHPYTWGLLESMPQITGDVGRRLNPIAGSPPSLINPPGGCAFHPRCTYKGWVPEGRCAVDRPELVAVPGTGRHLAACHLTPQTRNEIRERTASGAAQ encoded by the coding sequence GTGTCCCTCCTGACCTCACCGCAACCGGCGGCCGCCGACGACGCGGCCGCCCCCTTCCTCGACGTACGGGACCTGCGTGTGCACTTCCCCACCGAGGACGGCATCGTCAAGTCCGTCGACGGCGTCTCGTTCTCCCTGGAGAAGGGCAGCACGCTCGGCATCGTCGGCGAGTCCGGCTCGGGGAAGTCGGTCACCTCGCTGGCCCTGCTCGGGCTGCACAAGGGCACGCGTGCCGAGGTCTCCGGCGAGATCCTGCTGGACGGCAGGGAGTTGGTCGCCCTGCCCGAGCAGGACATGCGCGCGCTGCGCGGCCGTACCGTCTCCATGATCTTCCAGGACCCGCTGTCCGCGCTGCACCCCTACTTCACCGTCGGCGCCCAGATCGCCGAGGCCTACCGGGTCCACCACAAGGTCTCCAAGAAGGAGGCCCGGGAGCGGGCCGTGGAGATGCTGAAGCGGGTCGGCATCCCGCAGCCCGAACGCCGGGTGCGGGACTACCCCCACCAGTTCTCCGGCGGTATGCGCCAGCGCGCCATGATCGCCATGGCGCTGGTGTGCGACCCCGAACTGCTCATCGCCGACGAGCCGACCACCGCCCTCGACGTCACCGTCCAGGCGCAGATCCTGGACCTGATCCGCGACCTCCAGGAGGAGTTCGGCTCCGCGGTCATCCTCATCACCCACGACCTCGGGGTGGTGGCCGACATCGCCGACGACATCCTGGTGATGTACGGCGGCCGCCGCATCGAGTACGGCACCGTCCACGACGTGCTCAAGGAGCCCCAGCACCCCTACACCTGGGGCCTGTTGGAGTCGATGCCGCAGATCACCGGTGACGTCGGACGGCGCCTGAACCCGATCGCCGGCTCCCCGCCGAGCCTGATCAACCCGCCCGGCGGCTGCGCCTTCCACCCCCGCTGCACCTACAAGGGCTGGGTGCCCGAGGGGCGTTGCGCGGTCGACCGGCCGGAACTGGTGGCCGTCCCCGGCACCGGCAGGCACCTCGCGGCCTGTCACCTCACCCCGCAGACCAGGAACGAGATCCGCGAGCGTACGGCGTCGGGGGCCGCGCAGTGA
- a CDS encoding dipeptide ABC transporter ATP-binding protein, with the protein MSAADEQEHAVSTTQPAGEPLLDVTGLTKHFPIRHGLVFQRQIGAVHAVDGIDFTVGAGQSLGLVGESGCGKSTTGRLITRLLEPTAGKVVFDGEDITHTPENRMKEARRNLQMIFQDPYSSLNPRHTVGTIVETPMRLNGINPPQGHKKRAQELLETVGLNPEHYNRYPNEFSGGQRQRIGIARALALRPKLIVADEPVSALDVSIQAQIVNLLQDLQREFGIAFVFIAHDLAVVRHFCERVAVMYLGKIVEVADRQTLYTRPRHPYTHALLSAVPEADPDAVGRRERIRLAGDVPSPVDPPSGCRFRTRCWKAQDRCATEEPPLVRLGGNPEGHLTACHFPEEPSVEARTEDIVLDPALTTLGDSASASS; encoded by the coding sequence GTGAGCGCGGCGGACGAACAGGAGCATGCCGTGAGCACCACCCAGCCCGCCGGGGAGCCCTTGCTCGACGTCACCGGCCTCACCAAGCACTTCCCGATCCGGCACGGCCTCGTCTTCCAGCGGCAGATCGGGGCCGTGCACGCCGTCGACGGCATCGACTTCACGGTCGGCGCCGGACAGTCGCTCGGCCTGGTCGGCGAGTCCGGCTGCGGCAAGTCGACGACGGGCCGGCTGATCACCCGGCTGCTGGAACCCACGGCCGGGAAGGTGGTGTTCGACGGCGAGGACATCACCCACACCCCGGAGAACCGGATGAAGGAGGCCCGCCGCAACCTCCAGATGATCTTCCAGGACCCGTACTCCTCGCTGAACCCCCGGCACACGGTCGGCACGATCGTCGAGACCCCGATGCGGCTCAACGGCATCAACCCGCCGCAGGGCCACAAGAAGCGCGCCCAGGAACTCCTGGAGACGGTCGGCCTCAACCCCGAGCACTACAACCGCTACCCCAACGAGTTCTCCGGGGGCCAGCGCCAGCGCATCGGCATCGCCCGCGCGCTCGCCCTGCGCCCGAAGCTGATCGTGGCCGACGAACCGGTCTCGGCGCTGGACGTCTCGATCCAGGCGCAGATCGTGAACCTCCTCCAGGACCTCCAGCGGGAGTTCGGCATCGCGTTCGTGTTCATCGCCCACGACCTCGCCGTCGTACGGCACTTCTGCGAGCGGGTCGCGGTGATGTACCTCGGCAAGATCGTCGAGGTCGCCGACCGGCAGACCCTCTACACCCGGCCCCGGCACCCCTACACCCACGCGCTGCTGTCCGCGGTCCCCGAGGCCGACCCGGACGCCGTGGGGCGGCGCGAGCGCATCCGGCTCGCCGGGGACGTGCCCTCACCGGTGGATCCGCCCTCGGGCTGCCGCTTCCGCACCCGCTGCTGGAAGGCCCAGGACCGGTGCGCGACCGAGGAGCCCCCGCTGGTGCGCCTCGGAGGCAACCCGGAGGGCCACCTGACGGCCTGTCACTTCCCGGAGGAACCGAGCGTCGAGGCCCGCACCGAGGACATCGTCCTCGACCCGGCACTGACGACCCTGGGGGACAGCGCGTCCGCTTCCTCGTGA
- a CDS encoding protein kinase family protein codes for MDSPVRLRTHADLSTAFALLSDDDLARLVTSGTPTGTGIGGRTTLVEMDGVRVFVKRVPLTETELRPHHVRSTANFFALPVHCHYGIGAIGSPGFGAWRELAVHEMTTNWVRSGRFPGFPLLHHWRVLPDTAQPLPEQLADEERAVAYWGGSPGLRERLAALRTASASLTLFLEYVPHTLHGWLHEQLRTGDADSACALVEQGLDAVTGFLRERQLVHFDAHFGNILTDGHRLHLTDYGLSLSGRFQLGPEERDFFDRHRAYDRAYAFSYLVHWLVVDQYGLARDEREDFIRACADGRRPEGIPGAAAALISRHARLAVVIGDFNRRLEQASRLTPYPHEEADALSPRVVSAGSRTMSSVRASTLGSSGK; via the coding sequence ATGGATTCTCCCGTGCGTCTCCGCACCCACGCCGACCTCTCCACCGCCTTCGCCCTCCTGAGCGACGACGACCTCGCGCGGCTCGTGACGTCGGGTACGCCCACCGGTACCGGTATCGGCGGGCGGACGACGCTGGTGGAGATGGACGGGGTGCGGGTGTTCGTGAAGCGCGTCCCACTCACCGAAACCGAACTCCGCCCGCACCACGTCCGCTCCACCGCGAACTTCTTCGCTCTGCCGGTCCACTGCCACTACGGCATCGGCGCGATCGGCAGCCCCGGCTTCGGTGCCTGGCGTGAGCTGGCCGTGCACGAGATGACGACCAACTGGGTGCGCTCCGGCCGTTTCCCGGGCTTCCCGCTCCTGCACCACTGGCGGGTGCTGCCCGACACCGCGCAGCCGCTGCCGGAGCAACTCGCCGACGAGGAACGGGCCGTGGCCTACTGGGGTGGCTCACCGGGACTCAGGGAACGCCTCGCGGCCCTGCGCACGGCGTCCGCGAGCCTGACCCTGTTCCTGGAGTACGTGCCGCACACCCTCCACGGCTGGCTCCACGAACAGCTGCGCACCGGCGACGCCGACTCCGCCTGCGCGCTCGTGGAGCAGGGCCTGGACGCCGTCACCGGATTCCTCCGCGAACGACAACTCGTCCACTTCGACGCCCACTTCGGCAACATCCTCACCGACGGACACCGGCTCCACCTGACCGACTACGGCCTGTCCCTGTCCGGTCGCTTCCAACTCGGCCCCGAGGAACGCGACTTCTTCGACCGGCATCGCGCCTACGACCGCGCCTACGCCTTCTCGTACCTCGTCCACTGGCTGGTCGTCGACCAGTACGGGCTCGCCCGGGACGAACGCGAGGACTTCATCCGCGCGTGTGCCGACGGCAGGCGCCCCGAGGGGATCCCCGGGGCCGCCGCCGCGCTCATCTCACGCCACGCCCGACTCGCCGTCGTCATAGGCGACTTCAACCGCCGCCTGGAGCAGGCGAGCCGGCTCACCCCCTACCCTCACGAGGAAGCGGACGCGCTGTCCCCCAGGGTCGTCAGTGCCGGGTCGAGGACGATGTCCTCGGTGCGGGCCTCGACGCTCGGTTCCTCCGGGAAGTGA
- a CDS encoding dipeptidase, with protein MSSNPVAETVASLMPRARAELTELVAFKSVADFDQFPRSESEAAAGWVADALTAEGFQDVALLDTPDGTQSVYGYLPGPEGAKTVLLYAHYDVQPPLDEAGWTTPPFELTERDGRWYGRGAADCKGGVIMHLLALRALKANGGIPVHVKFIAEGSEEQGTGGLERYAEAHPALLEADTIVIGDAGNFRAGLPTVTATLRGMTMMRVQVDTLAGNLHSGQFGGAAPDALAALIRVLDSLRAKDGSTTIDGLTPDASWDGLQYEEEQFRADAKVLDGVELIGDGTVADRIWARPAVTVLGIDCPPVVGATPSVQASARALVSLRVPPGIDAAEATKLLQAHLETHTPWGARVRAEQIGQGQPFSADTTSPAYAAMADAMAVAYPGQEMQYAGQGGSIPLCNTLASLYPHAEILLIGLSEPEAQIHAVNESVSPEELERLAVTEALFLRNYATS; from the coding sequence ATGTCGTCGAATCCGGTCGCCGAGACCGTCGCCTCCCTGATGCCGAGGGCTCGGGCGGAGCTCACCGAACTGGTGGCGTTCAAGTCGGTGGCGGACTTCGACCAGTTCCCGAGGAGCGAGAGCGAGGCCGCCGCCGGCTGGGTCGCGGACGCGCTCACCGCCGAGGGTTTCCAGGACGTGGCCCTGCTCGACACCCCGGACGGCACGCAGTCGGTCTACGGCTACCTGCCCGGCCCGGAAGGCGCGAAGACCGTCCTCCTGTACGCCCACTACGACGTGCAGCCCCCGCTGGACGAGGCCGGCTGGACGACCCCGCCCTTCGAGCTCACCGAGCGCGACGGCCGCTGGTACGGGCGCGGGGCCGCCGACTGCAAGGGCGGCGTGATCATGCACCTGCTCGCGCTGCGGGCCCTCAAGGCCAACGGCGGGATCCCGGTGCACGTCAAGTTCATCGCCGAGGGCTCGGAGGAGCAGGGCACGGGCGGTCTGGAGCGCTACGCCGAGGCGCATCCCGCGCTCCTGGAGGCGGACACCATCGTCATCGGCGACGCGGGCAACTTCCGCGCCGGGCTGCCGACGGTCACCGCTACCCTGCGCGGCATGACCATGATGCGCGTCCAGGTGGACACCCTCGCGGGCAACCTGCACTCGGGCCAGTTCGGCGGCGCCGCCCCCGACGCGCTGGCCGCGCTGATCCGCGTCCTGGACTCGCTGCGCGCGAAGGACGGCTCGACGACGATCGACGGCCTGACGCCGGACGCGTCCTGGGACGGCCTCCAGTACGAGGAGGAGCAGTTCCGGGCGGACGCCAAGGTCCTGGACGGAGTCGAACTGATCGGCGACGGCACGGTCGCCGACCGCATCTGGGCCCGCCCGGCGGTCACGGTCCTCGGCATCGACTGCCCGCCGGTCGTCGGGGCCACCCCGTCCGTGCAGGCGAGCGCCCGCGCCCTGGTCAGCCTGCGGGTGCCGCCGGGCATCGACGCGGCCGAGGCGACCAAGCTGCTCCAGGCGCACCTGGAGACGCACACGCCGTGGGGCGCGCGCGTGCGCGCCGAGCAGATCGGCCAGGGCCAGCCGTTCAGCGCGGACACCACCAGCCCGGCGTACGCGGCGATGGCCGACGCGATGGCGGTGGCCTACCCGGGCCAGGAGATGCAGTACGCCGGCCAGGGCGGCTCTATCCCGCTCTGCAACACCCTCGCGTCGCTCTACCCGCACGCCGAGATCCTCCTCATCGGCCTGAGCGAGCCGGAGGCACAGATCCACGCGGTCAACGAGAGCGTGTCCCCCGAGGAGTTGGAGCGCCTCGCGGTGACGGAGGCCCTGTTCCTGCGCAACTACGCGACAAGCTGA
- a CDS encoding geranylgeranyl reductase family protein, which yields MWDVVVVGAGPAGASAAYAAAVAGRRVLLLEKAELPRYKTCGGGIIGPSRDALPPGFELPFRDKVHAVTFSNNGRFTRTRRSKQMLFGLINRPEFDQQLVEHAQKAGAELRTGVTVQRVEQHGSAVPDRRTVAVVLQGGETVLARAVVGADGSASRIGAHVGVKLDQVDLGLEAEIPVPETVAEDWKGRVLIDWGPMPGSYGWVFPKGDTLTVGVISARGEGAATKRYLEDFVGRLGLAGFEPSISSGHLTRCRADDSPLSRGRVLVCGDAAGLLEPWTREGISFALRSGRLAGEWAVRIAEAHDAVDTRRQALNYAFAIKAGLGVEMSVGKRMLTAFERRPGLFHAALTGFRPAWNAFKEITQGATTLGELVRGRPMAQRALAALDPRPAGAPEGGEVSS from the coding sequence GTGTGGGACGTCGTCGTGGTCGGCGCGGGACCCGCGGGCGCCTCGGCCGCCTACGCGGCCGCGGTCGCGGGACGGCGCGTGCTGTTGCTGGAGAAGGCCGAGCTGCCGCGGTACAAGACGTGCGGCGGAGGCATCATCGGCCCCTCCCGGGACGCGCTGCCGCCCGGCTTCGAGCTGCCCTTCCGGGACAAGGTGCACGCGGTCACCTTCTCGAACAACGGCCGCTTCACGCGCACCCGGCGCTCCAAGCAGATGCTGTTCGGGCTGATCAACCGCCCCGAGTTCGACCAGCAGCTGGTCGAGCACGCGCAGAAGGCGGGCGCCGAGCTGCGCACCGGCGTCACCGTGCAGCGCGTCGAGCAGCACGGCTCGGCGGTGCCGGACCGGCGCACGGTCGCCGTGGTCCTCCAGGGCGGCGAGACGGTGCTCGCGCGGGCGGTCGTCGGGGCCGACGGCAGCGCCAGCCGCATAGGGGCGCACGTCGGGGTGAAGCTCGACCAGGTCGACCTCGGCCTGGAGGCGGAGATCCCGGTGCCGGAGACCGTCGCCGAGGACTGGAAGGGCCGGGTGCTCATCGACTGGGGCCCGATGCCCGGCAGTTACGGCTGGGTCTTCCCGAAGGGGGACACCCTGACGGTCGGCGTGATCTCGGCGCGCGGTGAAGGCGCCGCCACCAAGCGGTACTTGGAGGACTTCGTCGGGCGGCTCGGCCTCGCCGGGTTCGAACCCAGCATCTCCTCGGGCCACTTGACCCGTTGCCGTGCCGACGACTCGCCGCTCTCGCGCGGGCGGGTGCTGGTGTGCGGCGACGCGGCGGGGCTGCTGGAGCCGTGGACCCGCGAGGGCATCTCCTTCGCGCTGCGCTCCGGGCGGCTCGCGGGGGAGTGGGCGGTACGGATCGCGGAGGCCCATGACGCGGTGGACACCCGGCGCCAGGCGCTGAACTACGCGTTCGCCATCAAGGCGGGGCTCGGCGTCGAGATGAGCGTGGGCAAGCGGATGCTGACCGCGTTCGAGCGCCGCCCCGGCCTGTTCCACGCGGCACTGACGGGTTTCCGGCCCGCGTGGAACGCCTTCAAGGAGATCACCCAGGGCGCCACCACCCTGGGCGAGCTGGTCCGGGGCCGGCCGATGGCCCAGCGGGCACTGGCGGCGCTGGACCCGCGTCCGGCCGGGGCCCCCGAGGGCGGGGAGGTCAGCTCTTGA
- a CDS encoding nitroreductase family deazaflavin-dependent oxidoreductase: MSTHVQKPGWFTVNVFNRTVAWLTRRGLSVWGSRVLAVRGRKSGEWRTTPVNLLTVDGRQYLVAPRGHVQWTHNMRAAGGGELHLGKRVEAFTATEVGDDDKVPLLRAYLKRWKAEVGVFFKGVGPDSSDADLRRIAPDHPVFRITVKS, translated from the coding sequence GTGTCCACGCACGTCCAGAAGCCCGGCTGGTTCACGGTCAACGTCTTCAACCGCACGGTGGCCTGGCTCACCCGCCGTGGCCTCAGCGTCTGGGGCTCCCGTGTCCTGGCGGTCCGCGGCCGCAAGAGCGGCGAGTGGCGGACCACACCGGTGAACCTGCTGACGGTGGACGGCCGGCAGTACCTGGTGGCGCCGCGCGGCCATGTCCAGTGGACGCACAACATGCGCGCGGCCGGCGGCGGCGAACTGCACCTCGGCAAACGCGTGGAGGCCTTCACCGCGACCGAGGTGGGCGATGACGACAAGGTCCCGCTCCTGCGCGCCTACCTCAAGCGCTGGAAGGCCGAGGTCGGCGTCTTCTTCAAGGGGGTCGGCCCCGACTCCTCCGACGCCGACCTGCGCCGCATCGCGCCCGACCACCCCGTCTTCCGCATCACGGTCAAGAGCTGA
- a CDS encoding TetR/AcrR family transcriptional regulator has product MNTAQGARARARIEVTAAIKDEARRQLAAEGAAKLSLRAVARELGMVSSALYRYFPSRDDLLTALIIDAYDSLGESAERAHEAVAGAGPLERWVAVCEAARRWALKHPHEYALIYGSPVPGYTAPQTTVPPAARVGLLLIGIVRDAHRSPGLVELPPVPEDLRAESSRIAADLAPDLPPEVAPPLVAAWSQLFGLVGFEVFGQFTRVVEDREPFFRHAVRQLGRGVGLR; this is encoded by the coding sequence ATGAACACCGCACAGGGCGCCCGGGCCCGCGCCCGGATCGAAGTCACCGCCGCCATCAAGGACGAGGCGCGTCGGCAGCTCGCGGCGGAGGGCGCGGCGAAGCTCTCGCTGCGGGCCGTGGCGCGTGAGCTGGGGATGGTCTCGTCGGCGCTGTACCGCTACTTCCCCAGCCGGGACGACCTGCTCACCGCGCTGATCATCGACGCGTACGACTCCCTGGGGGAGAGCGCGGAACGGGCGCACGAGGCCGTCGCCGGGGCGGGGCCGCTGGAGCGCTGGGTCGCGGTGTGCGAGGCGGCACGCCGCTGGGCGCTGAAGCATCCGCACGAGTACGCGTTGATCTACGGCTCTCCGGTCCCCGGCTACACCGCACCCCAGACCACGGTCCCGCCCGCCGCCCGCGTCGGCCTCCTTCTGATCGGCATCGTGCGTGACGCCCACCGGAGCCCGGGTCTCGTCGAGCTGCCCCCGGTCCCCGAAGACCTCCGGGCGGAGTCCTCCCGCATCGCCGCAGACCTCGCTCCCGACCTCCCGCCCGAGGTGGCCCCGCCCTTGGTGGCGGCCTGGTCCCAGCTCTTCGGCCTGGTCGGCTTCGAGGTGTTCGGGCAGTTCACCCGGGTCGTGGAGGACCGCGAACCGTTCTTCCGTCATGCGGTACGGCAGCTGGGGCGCGGGGTGGGATTGCGGTAG